In Nocardioides bizhenqiangii, the DNA window GAGCACGGCATCCGCAGCGAGCGCCGCGAGATCGTGCTCGCGGCGCTGCAACAGCTGCCCACCGAGCAACGGGCGGCGTTGGTCCTGGTCGACATGGAGGGCTACCCCGTCGCCGAGGTGGCCGAGATCCTCGACTGCGCCGAGGGCACGGTGAAGAGCCGCTGCGCGCGCGGACGGGCCAAGCTCTCCGTCCTCCTGCGACCCTTGCTCGACGCCGACACCGCCGACGACGGCGACACCCGCACGGCCCCGGTCGCCGGGAACCCCGACGCGTCGCCGGACGTCGGATCCATGACCCGGCGGGGACCACCTGCCGATCCCGCCGCCGGCGCCGTCTGACCCGACCCAGTCCCACCCCAGTCCCGCCCCTGCCCCCAGCAAGGAACCCGATGACCACCGACGAGCCCGACGAGCAGCTCGACCCCGCCTCGCCCGAGGACGAGGCTCGGATCCGCGCGCTGCTGTCCGGTGCCCGCACGACCGATCCGATGCCGGCCGACGTGGCCGCGCGGCTCGACGACGTGCTCATCGGCCTCGCCGCCGAGCGGGCAACCCTCGACCCGGTCCCGGCCGACAACGTCGTCCCGATCGCCCGGACCCGACGGCACCGGGTGGTGGCCGTGCTCGGCGCGGCCGCTGCGGTCGCCGTGTTCGGGCTCGCCGTCGGCGCCGTCGTGAACGGCGACTCGGGAGAGGACGCGGGGTCGTCCGCCGAAACCGCGGTCGAGCGCGGCGGGGACGACGGCGCGGCCCTCGAGGAGCCCGCCCCGTCCGAGGCCGCAGTCGAGGACGACAGCGAGACGGAGGACCAGCTCCCGGGCAACCTGGCCTACCGCAAGGGCGACCGGCCGTACGCCGTCCGGTCCGGGCAGCTCAGCCGCGACCTGGCCGCGATCCAGGAGCGGGTGCTCGTCGTACCCGCCGACGCCGACTACGAGCGATCGCTCGTCTACGCCCCCCAGGACTTCCCCTGCCGGCTCCCGCAGCTGGCCCGCGGCGTCCTCGTCGGTGTGCGGTACGACGACGGGCCGGCGTTCGTCCGGTTCCTGGAGCCGATGGGCGACTCGCAGGTCGTCGAGGTGCTGCAGTGCGGCACCGGTGACCTGCTGCGATCGACCACGCTGCCGACGCAGGGCTGACCGCAGGAATGCAGGGTCCTACCATCGGGTTGACCCACTGACACCTCAAGTCAGCCGACCCACCTTCGATGAGGCCTTCCATGTCCGACACCCAATCGACCCAGGCGACCCAGGCGACCCAGCAGACTGCCGAGCCGCGCAACGTCATCGTGATCGGCTCCGGCCCCGCGGGTTACACCGCCGCGATCTACGCCGCCCGGGCCCAGCTCGCCCCGCTGGTCCTCGAGGGCTCGGTGACGGCCGGTGGCGCCCTGATGACCACCACCGAGGTCGAGAACTTCCCCGGCTTCCGCGAGGGCATCCAGGGTCCCGAGCTGATGGAGGAGATGCGAGCGCAGGCGGAGCGCTTCGGCGCCGAGCTGATCGCCGACGACGCGGTCGAGGTCGACCTGACCGGCGACGTCAAGATCGTCAAGACCGCGACCGACACCTTCACCGCGCGGGCGGTGATCCTCGCGACCGGCTCGGGCTACCGCAAGCTCGGCCTGCCCGAGGAGGAGACCCTTGCCGGGCGCGGTGTCTCCTATTGTGCGACCTGCGACGGCTTCTTCTTCCGCGACCAGCACATCGTGGTCATCGGCGGCGGTGACTCCGCGGTCGAGGAGGCGACCTTCCTCACCCGCTTCGGCAGCAAGGTCTCGCTGATCCACCGCCGCGACTCGCTCCGCGCCTCCAAGATCATGCAGGAGCGGGCGTTCGCCGACCCCAAGCTCGAGCTGGTCTGGAACGCCGAGGTGGCGTCCATCAACGGCAACGAGTCGTTGGAGTCGATCACCCTGCGCGACACCGTCACCGGTGAGACCCGCGACCTCGCCGCCACCGGCCTCTTCATCGCGATCGGCCACGAGCCCCGCTCCGAGCTGCTGAAGGGCCAGGTCGACCTCGACGAGAACGGCTACGTGCTGGTCAACCACCCCGGTACGGCGACCAACCTCGCCGGTGTCTTCGCCGCCGGCGACCTGGTCGACCACCACTACCGCCAGGCGGTCACCGCCGCCGGCACCGGCTGCGCCGCCGCGCTCGACGCCGAGCGCTACCTGGCGATGCTCGACCACACCGCTTCGTCGGCGGGCTCCGCCGAGGCGACCGAGGCTGAGGTGTCGTCCATCGTCGGCCAGCCCGTCTGACTCCCGGTCGCGGGAACAAACCCCCGCCCGGCTCGTGTTCACTTAGAACTCCAAGACCCCCGCTGATCCACCGAAGGGAAGAACCGTGGGCAACATCCCCGCCGTGACCGACTCCGAGTTCGACACGCAGGTCCTCAAGTCCGACAAGCCGGTCCTGGTGGACTTCTGGGCCGAGTGGTGCGGCCCGTGCCGCCAGGTCTCGCCGATCCTCGACGAGATCAACGCCGCCCACGGTGACAAGATCACCTTCCTGAAGATGAACGTCGACGAGAACCCCGTCACGCCGGCGTCCTACCGCGTCACGGGCATCCCGACGATCAACGTCTACCAGAACGGCGAGGTCGTGAAGTCCATCGTCGGCGCCCGCCCCAAGGCCGCGATCCTCAACGAGCTGGCCGACTTCATCGCCTGAGCCAGCGGGCATAGTCCCTGACGTTTCTGTCGTCAGATCCCTCATCTGACAGCAGAATCGTCAGGGACTATCTGCTTTTCCGGCCCGCACGCTTCAGTTCAGGTCGCGGTGGGCGGGGGTGGGGCGCTTGTGGGGATGGACGACGCCGACCAGCTTCTCGAGGGCCGCCTCGACCTCGTCGCGCCAGGTCACCAGCGAGCGCATCTCCATCCGCATCCGGGGCGTCCGGGGGTGGGGACGGTGGGTCTTGAAGCCGACCCGCGCGAGGAACTCCGCGGGCAGCAGGCACCCGGACTGGGGCGCAAGCCGGCTCCCGCCGTACGCGAACGCCTCGACGGCCTTGATGCCGCCGCGGCCGACCAGGTCGCGCGCCATCCCCTGCACGAGCAACCGGCCGATGCCGCCCCCGTCGTACCCCTCGGCGACGAAGGCGGTCGTGAGCAGCACGGCATCCGGTGAGGCCGGACCGGTGGGGAAGACGCCCGCGCCGGGGACGTACGACGGCGGCGCGTAGGTCAGGTAGCCGATAGCCTCGCCGTCGACGAGCGCCACCCGGCCGCAGGATCCCCACTCGCGCAGCACCTCGGACATCCACGACTCCTTGACGTCGGCGCGCGTCTCGCGGTCGGTCAGCCGACCGCGCCGGACGGGGTCGAGCTCCCAGAACAGGCAGGTGCGGCACGGCACGCCCAGGGCGTCGAGCGCCTCCAGGTGGTCGAGCGTGAACGGGACCGTGGTGCGGGCCACGTCTCCAGGGTAAGCGCCAACGGGCGATATCGACCTGCAGTCGGGTGAGGGCGGCTGCGAGAATGTGTCGGTGCGCAAGATCCGCCAGAGCCAGAAGCTCCGCCACGTGCGGTACGACGTGCGCGGCCCGATCCTCGTCGAGGCCCAGCGTCTCGAGGCGGAGGGCCACCGCATCCTCAAGCTGAACATCGGCAACCCGGCGCCGTTCGGCTTCGAGGCACCGGAGGCGATCCTGGCGGACGTGATGCACCACCTGCCGGAGTCCCAGGGCTACAGCGACTCGCAGGGCATCTACTCCGCCCGCACCGCTGTCGCGCAGTACTACCAGGCCCGCGGCCTGCGCGAGACCGATGTCGAGGACGTCTTCATCGGCAACGGCGTCTCCGAGCTGATCTCCATGGTGCTCCAGGCATTCGTCGACGACGGCAACGAGATCCTGATCCCCGCGCCCGACTATCCGCTGTGGACCGGCGCCGTGACGCTCTCGGGCGGCACCCCCGTGCACTACCGGTGCGACGAGGACAACGGCTGGATGCCCGACCTCGAGGACATCGAGTCCAAGATCACCAGCAACACCCACGCCTTGGTGATCATCAACCCCAACAATCCCACCGGCGCGGTCTACAGCAGGCAGATGG includes these proteins:
- the trxA gene encoding thioredoxin, which translates into the protein MGNIPAVTDSEFDTQVLKSDKPVLVDFWAEWCGPCRQVSPILDEINAAHGDKITFLKMNVDENPVTPASYRVTGIPTINVYQNGEVVKSIVGARPKAAILNELADFIA
- the trxB gene encoding thioredoxin-disulfide reductase, producing MRPSMSDTQSTQATQATQQTAEPRNVIVIGSGPAGYTAAIYAARAQLAPLVLEGSVTAGGALMTTTEVENFPGFREGIQGPELMEEMRAQAERFGAELIADDAVEVDLTGDVKIVKTATDTFTARAVILATGSGYRKLGLPEEETLAGRGVSYCATCDGFFFRDQHIVVIGGGDSAVEEATFLTRFGSKVSLIHRRDSLRASKIMQERAFADPKLELVWNAEVASINGNESLESITLRDTVTGETRDLAATGLFIAIGHEPRSELLKGQVDLDENGYVLVNHPGTATNLAGVFAAGDLVDHHYRQAVTAAGTGCAAALDAERYLAMLDHTASSAGSAEATEAEVSSIVGQPV
- a CDS encoding GNAT family N-acetyltransferase; this translates as MARTTVPFTLDHLEALDALGVPCRTCLFWELDPVRRGRLTDRETRADVKESWMSEVLREWGSCGRVALVDGEAIGYLTYAPPSYVPGAGVFPTGPASPDAVLLTTAFVAEGYDGGGIGRLLVQGMARDLVGRGGIKAVEAFAYGGSRLAPQSGCLLPAEFLARVGFKTHRPHPRTPRMRMEMRSLVTWRDEVEAALEKLVGVVHPHKRPTPAHRDLN